A window from Halomicrobium urmianum encodes these proteins:
- a CDS encoding sugar-binding protein has translation MDVHVIEDHDGGERDEKRAWYATDDTAWENPQTFAVVRLGE, from the coding sequence ATGGACGTCCACGTCATCGAGGACCACGACGGCGGCGAACGCGACGAGAAGCGGGCCTGGTACGCCACCGACGACACCGCGTGGGAGAACCCCCAGACGTTCGCCGTCGTGCGGCTGGGTGAGTAG
- the nirK gene encoding copper-containing nitrite reductase, which translates to MTTIPRSTRRRVLKALGAAGTAAVAGCASAPGSTEQESAASETPTEPAMNQPQEPDVDRIAADPTDVPGPIDRSSPRTVEIEMTTTEVVAEVEPGVTYTYMTFENRIPGPMIRVRQGDTVHMTITNDGSNSMPHNIDLHAVRGPGGGAEASMVSPGETAEFRFKATYPGLFIYHCAVPNLDYHISSGMFGAILVEPPEGLPEVDHEFYFGQHELYTTGEAGEEGHHDFDMDAMAAEDPTYVLMNGEKYAITPDGYGAPTVDVGDTARVFMATGGPNLQSNFHPIGSVWDEVWPQGGIGSEPNRNIQTTPVLPGSCTMATLSFDVPGPVKLVDHALSRVARKGMMAVITAEGEAQPDIFDPEP; encoded by the coding sequence ATGACCACTATCCCACGCTCGACGAGACGTCGAGTGCTCAAGGCGCTGGGCGCGGCCGGGACCGCAGCGGTCGCCGGCTGTGCGAGCGCTCCGGGCAGCACCGAGCAGGAATCGGCAGCCAGCGAGACGCCGACGGAGCCAGCCATGAACCAGCCACAGGAGCCAGACGTCGACCGCATCGCCGCCGATCCGACTGACGTCCCCGGTCCGATCGATCGGAGTTCGCCCAGGACAGTCGAGATCGAGATGACGACCACGGAGGTCGTCGCGGAGGTCGAGCCGGGAGTCACGTACACGTACATGACCTTCGAGAACCGGATTCCGGGGCCGATGATACGGGTCCGGCAGGGGGATACGGTCCACATGACCATCACCAACGACGGGAGCAACTCGATGCCGCACAACATCGACCTCCACGCCGTCCGCGGTCCGGGCGGCGGCGCGGAGGCGTCGATGGTCTCCCCCGGCGAGACGGCGGAGTTCCGGTTCAAGGCGACCTACCCCGGCCTGTTCATCTACCACTGCGCCGTCCCGAACCTGGACTACCACATCTCCAGCGGGATGTTCGGGGCCATCCTCGTCGAGCCGCCGGAGGGGCTGCCCGAGGTGGACCACGAGTTCTACTTCGGCCAGCACGAGCTGTACACCACCGGCGAGGCCGGCGAGGAGGGCCACCACGACTTCGACATGGACGCGATGGCCGCCGAGGACCCGACCTACGTCCTCATGAACGGCGAGAAGTACGCCATCACGCCCGACGGCTACGGCGCGCCGACGGTCGACGTCGGCGACACCGCCCGGGTGTTCATGGCCACCGGTGGCCCGAACCTCCAGTCGAACTTCCACCCGATCGGGTCCGTCTGGGACGAGGTCTGGCCCCAGGGCGGGATCGGCAGCGAGCCCAATCGGAACATCCAGACCACGCCCGTGCTGCCCGGGTCCTGTACCATGGCCACGCTGTCGTTCGACGTCCCCGGGCCGGTGAAGCTGGTCGACCACGCGCTCTCCCGGGTCGCCCGGAAGGGCATGATGGCGGTCATCACGGCCGAGGGCGAGGCACAGCCCGACATCTTCGACCCCGAGCCCTGA
- the priL gene encoding DNA primase regulatory subunit PriL gives MKPLHARYPFLQSAREAVEAADVDLGEVVATNDAVVARAVERVEGAITEDSVGESHRRTRVELLSYPVARVLVSLVDQHICTRKYAQAEAATARERFTEEFTVTDDLSYGDSESLDLRTLLSEFSLVDAVRETPDGYRVDVGSYLDLAADQWGDEWRLVNRQLTDGEVPVTADELHTLLKQAVRHRIEDGLPFPVPEAIAAELDDEVARIHEVLAELDLTRDIDTVVPDLFPPCMKSLLDRVQKGEHLEHHSRFAIAAFLAGIGMTTDEIVELFQVNPGFGEEATRYQVNHIRGDTSPTEYSTPACATMQSYGDCVNMDDRCERISHPMAYYEQAIDDADDDELEDWREAQDA, from the coding sequence ATGAAGCCCCTCCACGCGCGCTACCCGTTCCTCCAGTCGGCCAGGGAGGCCGTCGAGGCCGCAGACGTCGATCTCGGGGAGGTCGTGGCCACGAACGACGCGGTCGTCGCGCGCGCCGTGGAGCGCGTCGAGGGGGCGATCACCGAGGACAGCGTCGGCGAGTCCCACAGGCGCACCCGCGTCGAACTCCTCTCCTACCCCGTCGCGCGGGTGCTCGTCTCGCTGGTCGACCAGCACATCTGCACCCGGAAGTACGCCCAGGCGGAGGCCGCGACGGCCCGCGAGCGGTTCACCGAGGAGTTCACCGTCACGGACGACCTGAGCTACGGCGACAGCGAATCGCTCGACCTGCGGACGCTCCTGTCCGAGTTCAGCCTCGTCGACGCCGTCCGCGAGACGCCCGACGGCTACCGCGTCGACGTGGGCTCGTACCTCGACCTCGCGGCCGACCAGTGGGGCGACGAGTGGCGCCTCGTCAACCGCCAGTTGACCGACGGAGAGGTGCCGGTGACCGCCGACGAGCTCCACACCCTGCTCAAGCAGGCCGTCCGGCATCGCATCGAGGACGGTCTCCCATTCCCCGTCCCGGAGGCCATCGCCGCGGAACTGGACGACGAGGTCGCTCGCATCCACGAGGTGCTGGCCGAACTGGACCTCACGCGGGACATCGACACCGTCGTCCCGGACCTGTTCCCGCCCTGCATGAAGTCGCTGCTCGACCGGGTCCAGAAGGGCGAGCACCTCGAACACCACTCGCGGTTCGCCATCGCCGCCTTCCTCGCCGGCATCGGCATGACCACCGACGAGATCGTCGAACTGTTCCAGGTCAACCCCGGCTTCGGCGAGGAGGCCACCCGCTACCAGGTGAACCACATCCGCGGCGACACCTCGCCGACGGAGTACTCCACGCCCGCCTGCGCGACGATGCAGTCGTACGGCGACTGCGTCAACATGGACGACCGCTGCGAGCGCATCTCCCATCCCATGGCCTACTACGAACAGGCCATCGACGACGCTGACGACGACGAACTCGAGGACTGGCGCGAGGCCCAGGACGCCTGA
- a CDS encoding 23S rRNA (uridine(2552)-2'-O)-methyltransferase, with protein sequence MSGKDKYYNKAKQEGYRARSAYKLKQLDETTGLLGQGRTVVDLGAAPGGWLQVAAEAVGPEGTVVGVDRQRIDDLEDPDATVEYVRGDMTDESTKEEIRERVGADGEERPVDAVVSDMAPNMTGEYDLDHARSVHLARQAFDVALDVLGAGGDFAVKVFDGRDLDDLEEEVDEEFEYVRRVRPDASRDSSSELYLVAKGRLTAPVREGDELEVTIEDVGSEGDGVAKVDGFTLFVDGVDEGETVEVRVGDVKPNFAFAEPAE encoded by the coding sequence ATGAGCGGCAAGGACAAGTACTACAACAAGGCCAAGCAGGAGGGGTATCGCGCCCGTTCGGCCTACAAGCTCAAGCAGCTCGACGAGACGACCGGCCTGCTGGGGCAGGGCCGGACCGTCGTCGACCTGGGCGCGGCGCCCGGCGGGTGGCTCCAGGTGGCCGCCGAGGCGGTCGGCCCCGAGGGCACCGTCGTCGGCGTCGACCGCCAGCGCATCGACGACCTCGAGGACCCCGACGCCACCGTCGAGTACGTCCGCGGGGACATGACCGACGAGTCCACCAAAGAGGAGATCCGCGAGCGCGTCGGTGCCGACGGCGAGGAGCGGCCGGTCGACGCCGTCGTCTCGGACATGGCGCCGAACATGACCGGTGAGTACGACCTCGACCACGCCCGCTCGGTCCACCTCGCGCGCCAGGCGTTCGACGTCGCGCTGGACGTGCTGGGCGCCGGCGGCGACTTCGCCGTCAAGGTGTTCGACGGCCGCGACCTCGACGACCTCGAGGAGGAAGTCGACGAGGAGTTCGAGTACGTCCGCCGGGTACGCCCCGACGCCTCCCGGGACTCCTCCTCGGAGCTGTACCTCGTCGCCAAGGGCCGGCTCACCGCGCCCGTCCGCGAGGGCGACGAACTGGAAGTGACGATCGAGGACGTCGGCAGCGAGGGCGACGGCGTCGCCAAGGTCGACGGATTCACCCTCTTCGTCGACGGCGTCGACGAGGGCGAGACCGTCGAGGTGCGCGTCGGCGACGTCAAGCCCAACTTCGCGTTCGCGGAGCCCGCGGAGTAG
- a CDS encoding DUF7472 family protein codes for MDIERETVMQIFLSLVAVGIFIAAAVFVSANYGTNGNLSAQGGQFLVGVIGLFVVLMVAAGLWLERQEF; via the coding sequence ATGGATATCGAGCGGGAGACGGTCATGCAGATCTTCCTGTCCCTCGTCGCGGTCGGGATCTTCATCGCCGCCGCCGTGTTCGTGAGCGCGAACTACGGGACGAACGGCAACCTGAGCGCTCAGGGCGGACAGTTCCTGGTCGGGGTGATCGGGCTGTTCGTCGTGCTGATGGTGGCGGCCGGCCTGTGGCTGGAGCGCCAGGAGTTCTGA
- a CDS encoding DNA polymerase sliding clamp: MFNAIVSADTLQAALDSVSVLVDECKIHLEDEGLEIRAVDPANVGMVDLTLDAAAFESYETDGGLIGVNLSRLEDIAGMADAGQLVHLDLDEETRKLHIAIDGLEYTLALIDPDSIRQEPDLPDLDLSSHIVIEGRDIDRSVTAADMVSDHIALGVDPDAELFYVDAEGDTDDVHLELDRDDLIDLTAGDAHSLFSLDYLQNMNKAIPKDAEVRMELGQEFPVKLHFDFAEGQGSVTYMLAPRIQSE, from the coding sequence ATGTTCAACGCCATCGTGAGCGCCGACACGCTCCAGGCCGCGCTCGACTCGGTGAGCGTGCTGGTCGACGAGTGCAAGATCCACCTCGAGGACGAGGGCCTCGAGATCCGGGCGGTCGACCCCGCCAACGTGGGGATGGTGGATCTCACGCTCGACGCCGCCGCCTTCGAGTCCTACGAGACCGACGGCGGGCTGATCGGCGTCAACCTCTCCCGGCTCGAGGACATCGCCGGCATGGCCGACGCCGGCCAGCTCGTCCACCTCGACCTCGACGAGGAGACCCGCAAGCTACACATCGCCATCGACGGTCTGGAGTACACCCTGGCGCTCATCGACCCCGACTCCATCCGTCAGGAGCCCGACCTCCCCGATCTGGACCTCTCCTCGCACATCGTCATCGAGGGCCGGGACATCGACCGCTCCGTCACCGCGGCGGACATGGTCTCCGACCACATCGCGCTGGGCGTCGACCCCGACGCCGAACTGTTCTACGTCGACGCCGAGGGCGACACCGACGACGTCCACCTCGAACTCGACCGGGACGACCTGATCGACCTCACCGCCGGCGACGCCCACTCTCTGTTCTCGCTGGACTACCTGCAGAACATGAACAAGGCGATCCCGAAGGACGCCGAAGTCCGGATGGAACTGGGTCAGGAGTTCCCCGTGAAGCTCCACTTCGACTTCGCCGAGGGTCAGGGATCGGTCACCTACATGCTGGCGCCGCGCATCCAGAGCGAGTAG
- a CDS encoding queuosine precursor transporter, with protein sequence MTSASDERGRAAPSIAQVALVGLFVTALVAAQVTAAKLLAFGLPFELPAVGASLVLPGAALAYALTFFASDCYAELYGRRAATVVVNVGFVMNFVLLALVWSTIEAPALPQLAPGQIDLAAFRSVLGSSTSIVVASLAAYVVSQNWDVFAFHWLRDATDGDHLWLRNVGSTATSQLLDTVIFVGVGFVLLGSTTPETAVALVAGQYLFKLGIAVLDTPFVYAVVGAARRRSAEPQAVRAD encoded by the coding sequence ATGACGAGCGCGAGTGACGAGCGCGGCAGGGCCGCGCCGTCGATCGCGCAGGTCGCCCTCGTCGGGCTGTTCGTGACCGCGCTGGTCGCCGCCCAGGTGACCGCCGCGAAGTTGCTCGCGTTCGGCCTTCCCTTCGAACTGCCGGCCGTCGGGGCGTCGCTCGTCCTCCCGGGCGCTGCGCTGGCGTACGCGCTGACGTTCTTCGCCTCCGACTGCTACGCCGAACTGTACGGCCGCCGCGCAGCGACGGTCGTCGTGAACGTCGGGTTCGTGATGAACTTCGTGCTGCTGGCGCTCGTCTGGAGCACCATCGAGGCGCCCGCGCTCCCCCAGTTGGCGCCCGGCCAGATCGACCTCGCCGCGTTCCGCTCGGTGCTGGGCTCCAGCACGAGCATCGTCGTCGCCAGCCTCGCGGCGTACGTCGTCAGCCAGAACTGGGACGTGTTCGCCTTTCACTGGCTCCGCGACGCGACCGACGGCGACCACCTCTGGCTGCGCAACGTCGGATCGACGGCGACCAGCCAGCTGCTCGACACCGTCATCTTCGTCGGCGTCGGGTTCGTCCTGCTGGGCTCGACGACGCCGGAGACGGCGGTCGCCCTCGTCGCCGGGCAGTACCTCTTCAAGCTCGGGATCGCCGTCCTCGACACGCCCTTCGTCTACGCCGTCGTCGGTGCCGCGCGGCGCCGGAGCGCCGAACCGCAGGCCGTGCGAGCCGACTGA
- the hjc gene encoding Holliday junction resolvase Hjc, whose protein sequence is MANSNAKGDRRERELVNALDQAGFAVMRAPASGSATERELPDVLAGDGNRFYAVEAKSSAGDPIYLDGEEVEALLFFARNFGAKPRIGVRFDREDWFFFHPGDLHVTDGGNYRVKRETALSEGTDFEEFVGHSEKVTLAEVGDAGPDQATLDVLSAFERGDLSKEEAAEMLE, encoded by the coding sequence ATGGCGAACTCGAACGCGAAAGGGGACAGACGCGAGCGCGAACTGGTCAACGCGCTCGACCAGGCCGGCTTCGCGGTGATGCGCGCGCCCGCCAGCGGGTCGGCGACCGAGCGGGAACTGCCAGACGTGCTCGCCGGCGACGGCAACCGCTTCTACGCCGTCGAGGCCAAGTCCAGCGCCGGCGACCCCATCTATCTGGACGGCGAGGAGGTCGAGGCGCTGCTCTTTTTTGCCCGGAACTTCGGCGCCAAGCCCCGCATCGGCGTCCGCTTCGACCGCGAGGACTGGTTCTTCTTCCACCCCGGCGACCTCCACGTCACCGACGGAGGCAACTACCGCGTCAAGAGGGAGACGGCGCTGTCCGAGGGCACCGACTTCGAGGAGTTCGTCGGCCACTCCGAGAAGGTGACCCTCGCGGAGGTCGGCGACGCCGGGCCCGACCAGGCGACGCTCGACGTCCTCTCGGCGTTCGAGCGCGGCGACCTCTCGAAGGAGGAGGCCGCGGAGATGCTGGAATAG
- a CDS encoding PGF-CTERM sorting domain-containing protein, which translates to MTGPPRGQRTPTRRSVLRTCAAGLGLAAGATSVASAQEDDALQDAVIPAQEQQFDQNLVGFWIHIGATVDPLEASISDRCDFVDWGDDDTLAYDAQLIDKTADPEQSSITLYLNQKVDISPGTLFIINENVECESGYMGVRLERVGMDLQDVRAAEPASPTETVDDGEGGGAEGPVDGAGPGFGVAGALAGLTGAGWLLRKRDGE; encoded by the coding sequence ATGACTGGACCGCCTCGCGGCCAGCGGACGCCCACGCGTCGATCCGTCCTCCGAACCTGTGCCGCCGGCCTCGGACTCGCCGCCGGCGCGACCTCCGTCGCCAGCGCCCAGGAGGACGACGCCCTGCAGGACGCCGTGATCCCCGCGCAGGAGCAGCAGTTCGACCAGAACCTCGTGGGCTTCTGGATCCACATCGGGGCGACGGTCGATCCGCTGGAGGCGAGCATCAGCGACCGGTGTGACTTCGTCGACTGGGGCGACGACGACACGCTGGCCTACGACGCGCAGTTGATCGACAAGACCGCCGACCCGGAGCAGTCGTCGATCACGCTCTACCTCAACCAGAAGGTGGACATCTCCCCGGGGACGCTGTTCATCATCAACGAGAACGTCGAGTGCGAGTCGGGGTACATGGGCGTCCGACTGGAGCGGGTCGGCATGGACCTCCAGGACGTCCGCGCCGCGGAGCCGGCGAGTCCGACCGAGACGGTCGACGACGGCGAGGGCGGGGGCGCCGAGGGGCCGGTCGACGGGGCGGGCCCCGGCTTCGGCGTCGCCGGCGCGCTGGCGGGCCTGACCGGTGCCGGCTGGCTCCTGCGGAAGCGAGACGGGGAATAG
- a CDS encoding FRG domain-containing protein has protein sequence MTTDRVAESWTEAQELLYAESWNEEINRYRPGYAYRGVPDAENDLRTSLQRLGGDDEYGATVERDLLRNFTKYAQAEDGTADGGVWHRLALAKHHGLPTRLLDWTFSPLVALHFATAELDRLDRDGVVWLVDLQAVEARLPPELSEPLASADVYTADGLAEQAGTLSDFETLFDDHEPAPVFFEPPAVDDRIVNQYALFSVFPDPTARLDEWLADNPDCYRRVVIDSDAKMEIRDKLDAANVNERLLFPGLDGLADWLERYYTPIDAADAGPPE, from the coding sequence GTGACGACCGACCGCGTGGCCGAGTCCTGGACCGAGGCGCAGGAGCTGCTGTACGCGGAGTCGTGGAACGAGGAGATCAATCGGTATCGGCCGGGCTACGCCTACCGGGGCGTGCCGGACGCGGAAAACGACCTCCGGACGTCGCTGCAGCGGCTGGGCGGGGACGACGAGTACGGTGCGACCGTCGAGCGGGACCTGCTGCGGAACTTCACCAAGTACGCGCAGGCCGAGGACGGGACGGCCGACGGGGGCGTCTGGCACCGGCTGGCGCTCGCCAAGCACCACGGCCTCCCGACCCGGCTGCTGGACTGGACGTTCTCGCCGCTGGTGGCGCTGCACTTCGCGACGGCGGAGCTCGACCGGCTGGACCGGGACGGCGTCGTCTGGCTGGTCGACCTCCAGGCGGTGGAAGCGCGGCTACCGCCGGAGCTGTCGGAGCCGCTGGCCTCCGCCGACGTCTACACGGCCGACGGGCTCGCCGAGCAGGCCGGGACGCTGTCGGACTTCGAGACGCTGTTCGACGACCACGAGCCGGCCCCGGTGTTCTTCGAGCCGCCGGCCGTGGACGACCGGATCGTCAACCAGTACGCGCTGTTCTCGGTGTTCCCCGATCCGACCGCGCGGCTCGACGAATGGCTGGCCGACAACCCCGACTGCTATCGCCGCGTCGTGATCGACAGCGACGCCAAGATGGAGATTCGGGACAAGCTCGACGCCGCGAACGTCAACGAGCGCCTGCTGTTCCCGGGGCTGGACGGGCTGGCCGACTGGCTGGAGCGGTACTACACGCCGATCGACGCGGCCGACGCCGGGCCACCGGAGTGA
- a CDS encoding metallophosphoesterase, producing the protein MAEDHGEPVYYVVSDLHIGGDEQLEHVEFLDELLAFLQRLEATDEDAELIINGDAFGLWEFTGLEGLAKFDALEATYPELFEQFRATGETVPITLLPGNHDHELAAYDAYVDRFAKYNVELVPEQSLTRTVGDRAIHFEHGHQRDPNNRIEDWGSPHATPLGYYYNTLVTSRAGQLSNRGRYNWLKDVQAVTPTERMPAWLISKYFYREMHPLLRYALVPFLLLFNVSALLAVLVGLDLAGVWSMPLAQTEAFLGQFGTAGAALWFLLAVNVAVAGLLVLVGIPLYFIRRDVRRTIQRFGVFETALTVDAEAPYEAAAREVFDEQRETAIFCYGHTHRPTLQAIDGGLLVNTGTWLKRLHRRDGVIGILPPVFYPTYHIPVVRIAAEEEGVAVEFEEIEKSNPGPEELTLTERLLTVGRVPDPDLPGRAVVAGEQIAAAPAVDD; encoded by the coding sequence ATGGCCGAGGACCACGGCGAGCCGGTCTACTACGTCGTCAGTGACCTGCACATCGGCGGCGACGAGCAGCTCGAACACGTCGAGTTCCTCGACGAACTGCTCGCCTTCCTGCAGCGGCTGGAAGCGACCGACGAGGACGCGGAGCTGATCATCAACGGCGACGCCTTCGGCCTCTGGGAGTTCACGGGGCTGGAGGGACTGGCAAAGTTCGACGCGCTGGAAGCGACGTACCCGGAGCTGTTCGAGCAGTTCCGCGCGACCGGCGAGACCGTCCCGATCACCCTGCTGCCCGGCAACCACGACCACGAGCTGGCCGCCTACGACGCGTACGTCGACCGGTTCGCCAAGTACAACGTCGAGCTCGTGCCCGAGCAGTCGCTCACGCGCACGGTCGGCGACCGGGCGATCCACTTCGAGCACGGCCACCAGCGGGACCCCAACAACCGGATCGAGGACTGGGGGAGCCCCCACGCGACGCCGCTGGGGTACTACTACAACACCCTCGTGACCAGCCGCGCCGGCCAGCTCTCGAACCGCGGCCGCTACAACTGGCTGAAGGACGTCCAGGCCGTGACGCCGACCGAGCGGATGCCCGCATGGCTCATCTCGAAGTACTTCTACCGCGAGATGCACCCGCTGCTGCGGTACGCGCTAGTCCCCTTCCTCCTGCTGTTCAACGTCAGCGCGCTGCTGGCGGTGCTGGTGGGGCTAGACCTCGCCGGCGTCTGGTCGATGCCGCTGGCCCAGACCGAGGCCTTCCTCGGCCAGTTCGGCACGGCCGGCGCCGCGCTGTGGTTCCTGCTCGCGGTCAACGTCGCCGTCGCGGGGCTGCTGGTGCTGGTCGGGATCCCGCTGTACTTCATCCGCCGGGACGTCCGGCGGACGATCCAGCGCTTCGGCGTCTTCGAGACGGCGCTGACCGTCGACGCCGAGGCTCCCTACGAGGCGGCCGCCCGCGAGGTCTTCGACGAGCAGCGGGAGACGGCGATCTTCTGCTACGGCCACACCCACCGTCCGACCCTGCAGGCGATCGACGGCGGCCTGCTGGTCAACACCGGGACCTGGCTGAAGCGGCTGCACCGCCGCGACGGCGTCATCGGGATCCTCCCGCCGGTCTTCTACCCCACCTACCACATCCCCGTCGTCCGCATCGCCGCCGAGGAGGAGGGCGTCGCCGTCGAGTTCGAGGAGATAGAGAAGTCCAACCCCGGGCCGGAGGAACTCACGCTCACCGAGCGCCTGCTCACCGTGGGCCGAGTGCCCGACCCCGACCTCCCCGGCCGCGCGGTCGTCGCGGGAGAGCAGATCGCGGCGGCGCCCGCCGTCGACGACTGA
- a CDS encoding DUF7139 domain-containing protein, whose product MESLGEAYAGSRWEGRDPRRVAAGGALFALGLLAVVAGILVVTTSLSAVAGAETTTEAQWLAGVLAGLGVPASMAGVVVVLPASRRQRLGVLVGTVGCLAGVALFARAYPTRWTGTGQSLAFPTALTYFLGGSVAFWFVFTAIASYRLRNTPGGTVQLELTRQGETKTVEVPRDQYRQYQQAVRGDGGNTEQVIQELEEKFEE is encoded by the coding sequence ATGGAGAGTCTCGGGGAGGCCTACGCCGGCAGCCGCTGGGAGGGACGGGACCCCCGGCGCGTCGCAGCGGGCGGGGCGCTGTTCGCCCTCGGCCTGCTTGCCGTCGTCGCCGGCATCCTCGTCGTGACGACGTCGCTCTCGGCCGTAGCCGGTGCCGAGACGACCACCGAGGCCCAGTGGCTCGCCGGCGTCCTCGCCGGCCTGGGCGTCCCGGCGTCGATGGCCGGCGTCGTGGTCGTGCTGCCCGCCAGCCGCCGCCAGCGCCTCGGCGTCCTCGTCGGCACCGTGGGCTGTCTCGCCGGTGTCGCCCTGTTCGCTCGCGCCTACCCGACGAGGTGGACCGGCACGGGCCAGTCGCTGGCCTTCCCCACGGCACTGACGTACTTCCTTGGCGGCTCGGTGGCCTTCTGGTTCGTGTTCACTGCCATAGCGAGCTATCGCCTGCGGAACACGCCCGGCGGGACGGTGCAACTGGAGCTGACCCGCCAGGGCGAGACGAAGACCGTCGAAGTCCCGCGGGACCAGTACCGCCAGTACCAGCAGGCGGTCCGCGGCGACGGCGGGAACACTGAGCAGGTCATTCAGGAGCTAGAGGAGAAGTTCGAGGAGTAG
- a CDS encoding helix-turn-helix transcriptional regulator — MKNRLPELRDRDGLSQADLAEAVGVTRQTINAIERDRYDPSLELAFALADHFDCSIEDLFDPDLE; from the coding sequence ATGAAAAACCGGCTCCCGGAACTCCGCGACCGCGACGGGCTGAGCCAGGCGGACCTCGCCGAGGCGGTCGGCGTCACTCGCCAGACTATCAACGCCATCGAGCGCGACCGGTACGATCCGTCGCTCGAACTCGCCTTCGCGCTCGCCGATCACTTCGACTGCTCCATCGAGGACCTGTTCGACCCCGACCTGGAGTGA
- a CDS encoding ribbon-helix-helix domain-containing protein, producing MPKISVEVPEELLEDLDSHVGEEGKFVNRSEAIRASIRKTLDLLDDIDQREGRLDDERE from the coding sequence ATGCCGAAGATCAGCGTCGAGGTGCCCGAGGAACTGCTCGAGGACCTCGACAGCCACGTCGGAGAGGAGGGCAAGTTCGTCAACCGCAGCGAGGCGATCCGGGCGTCGATCCGCAAGACGCTGGACCTGCTCGACGACATCGACCAGCGGGAGGGACGACTGGATGACGAGCGCGAGTGA
- a CDS encoding SWIM zinc finger family protein produces MLIDTPDDDTRTALAPDLRRLDERSARAWTERMAVRHLGGAEYAVDSESGATYVVDLSERTCTCPDHEIRHQQCKHLRRVALEITSRRVPPPGHVRAVCDACGTETFVDEDADRPHLCDACYVEPGDVVQDRETGDRLVVQRVTDERADDVRIDAADCTVAEYATNRDYPADDLVIEVSYLSDLGRDRQRTYSFPLSRLAEADDAALVA; encoded by the coding sequence ATGCTCATCGACACTCCCGACGACGACACGCGGACCGCACTCGCACCGGACCTCCGACGGCTCGACGAGCGGTCGGCGCGCGCCTGGACGGAGCGGATGGCCGTCCGGCATCTCGGTGGGGCCGAATACGCCGTCGACTCCGAGAGCGGCGCGACCTACGTCGTGGACCTGTCCGAGCGCACCTGCACCTGTCCGGACCACGAGATCCGCCACCAGCAGTGCAAGCACCTCCGGCGGGTCGCCCTCGAGATCACCTCCCGTCGCGTGCCGCCACCGGGGCACGTGCGGGCCGTCTGCGACGCCTGCGGCACGGAGACGTTCGTCGACGAGGACGCCGACCGGCCGCACCTCTGTGACGCCTGCTACGTCGAGCCCGGCGACGTCGTCCAGGACCGCGAGACGGGCGACAGGCTGGTCGTCCAGCGCGTCACGGACGAGCGGGCCGACGACGTCCGGATCGACGCCGCCGACTGCACCGTCGCCGAGTACGCCACCAACCGGGACTACCCGGCCGACGACCTCGTGATCGAGGTGAGCTACCTCTCGGACCTCGGCCGCGATCGCCAGCGCACGTACTCCTTCCCCCTCTCGCGGCTGGCCGAGGCTGACGACGCCGCCCTCGTGGCCTGA